The Deltaproteobacteria bacterium region GATCTTGCCGGAGCGCGTCTTGGGCAGCGCCTCCGCGAACCGGATCGCCTTGGGCTTGGCGAGCGCGCCGATCTCCCGGGCGACGTGCTCGCGCAACTCGGCGGCGAGCGCGTCGCCTGGGGATACGCCGGCGGCCGGCGTCACGTACGCGACGATCGCCTGACCGGTGAGCGGGTCCGGCCGGCCCACGACCGCAGCCTCGGTCACCGCCGGGTGCGACACGAGTGCGCTCTCGATCTCCATCGTGCTCAGTCGGTGTCCTGACACGTTGAGCACGTCGTCGATGCGCCCCATGACCCAGAAGTAGCCGTCCTCGTCGCGCCGCGCGCCGTCTCCCGCGAAGTAGCAACCCTCGATCTGGCTGAAATAGGTCGACACGAACCGCTCGCGGTCGCCCCAGATGCCGCGCAACATCGACGGCCATGGCCGCCGGATGACCAGGTAGCCGCCCTCGTTCGGCGCGCACGGCGTGCCGTCGTCGTGCACGACATCCGCGACCACGCCGGGCATCGGTCTGGCGCACGAGCCGGGCTTCGTCGGGGTGGCACCCGGCAGCGGGGACAGCATGATCGCGCCGGTTTCGGTCTGCCACCACGTATCCACGATCGGACACCGCTCCCCACCGATGACGCGGTGGTACCAGATCCACGCCTCCGGGTTGATCGGCTCGCCGACCGTGCCGAGCAGCCGTAAGCTCGACAGATCGTGCTTGCGAGGATGCTCGTCGCCCCACCGCATGAACGCGCGGATTGCGGTGGGCGCGGTGTACAGCACGGTCACCTTGTGGTTCTCGACGATCTGCCAGAACCGGTCCGGGGCGGGATGGTTCGGCGCTCCCTCGTACATGACGCACGTGGCCCCGTTCGCGAGCGGACCGTAGACGATGTACGAGTGACCCGTGATCCAGCCGACGTCCGCCGTACACCAGTACACGTCGTCGTCGCGCAGGTCGAACACGAGTTGGGTCGTCAGATACGTCCCGACCATGTAGCCGCCGGTCGTGTGCAAGATGCCCTTCGGCTTGCCGGTCGTGCCGCTGGTGTACAGCAGGAACAGCGGGTGTTCGCTGTCGACCGGCCGCGCGGTGTGGTCGTCCGGCGCGGCGGCCACGACGTCGTCCCACCACAGGTCGCGCCCGTCGGTCCAGTCGATCGCGTTGCCGCACCGTTTGACGACGACGACCCGCTCGATCGTCGGAGATGCCGCGCACGCCGCGTCGGCATTGGCCTTCAGCGGTACGACCGCGCCGCGCCGCCAGCCCCCGTCGGCAGTGATCAGCAGCTTGGCGCCGGCGTCGCGGTTGCGCTCGGCGACCGCCTGGGCCGAGAAGCCGCCGAAGACGACCGAGTGGACCGCGCCGATTCGAGCGCACGCGAGCATCGCGATCGCGGCTTCCGGAATCATCGGCAGGTAGATCGTCACCCGGTCGCCCGGGCGAATGCCAAGCGACTCGAGTGCGTTGGCGAATCGGCACACCTGGCGGTGCAACTCTCGGTACGTGAGCGTGCGCCGATCTCCCGGCTCGCCTTCCCACACCAACGCGGGCCGGTCGGCCCGCGCACCGGCGACGTGCCGGTCGAGGCAGTTGTACGCGATGTTGGTCTTGCCGCCGACGAACCACTTGGCATCGGGCAGTGTCCACTCGAGCACGCGCGTCCACGGTTCGTACCAGTGCAATTGGCCGGCGACCTCGGCCCAAAAGGCGTCCGGCTCGTCGACGGAGCGGGCGTAGAGCTGCTCGTATGCCTCCATCGAGGCCACACGCGCGCGGGCGCGAAACGCCGCCGGCGGCTCGAACACGCGGTTTTCGTGTAGGACGGATTCGATCTCGGGCACGGTGTCCTCCTGTGTTGAGCGGCTGCGGTGCAGGCGCGAATGGATCAGGGCGCCAGCGCGAGCGCCGCCGAGTCCAGCGGGCGCACCGCGGTGGGAAGCGGGCCGAGACCCACGGTGCGCGGGTCGCCGCCGGCGATCGGTACGACCGCGACCCCCAACGCGCCGCCGCCCGGCGCCCGCTGCGCGTACACGGCGACGACCGAGCGCGCATCGTGCGACAGCGCCACGGCGGTGACCGGCCCGGGCGATGCCCACAACGGCTGCGCCTCCCCCTCGAGGTTGACGCGCAACACCGCGGCCGGACCGCCGTCGCCCGCGTCGCGCCAGGGCCGGCGCGCCGCCGGTAGCCAGCCCGCATCGACGACGGCGACGATCGCGAGGGCTGCGCGCGCAGCGGAGCGGATCGCGGTGCCGGGGGGCGCTGTCCGACGTGCGGCGGCGATCGCGAGCGGTGCGCCTGCCGCGGCGACGCGCGCCGGTGGCGGCGGCTGCTCGCCCTGGCCGAGCGGCAGCGCGACGAGTTGGATCGGATGCCGGCCCGCCGCGAGCGTCCGCTCGCTGTCGCCCGTGACGACCCAGGCCCGGTCGCCCTCCGGCGACAGCGTCATCGCACGAGCGAGCGGTTCGCGGGCGTCGGGCAGCACGTCGATCGTGCGCGCCACGGTGGCCGACGCCGGGTCGGCGATATCGTAGACCCGAAGTTGGTTGGTCTCCGCGACCAACGTGACCAGCGTCCGGCCGTCCGGCGCGATGGCGGCGGCGCGCGGCACCACAGCGTGCGGGCGCGGTCGCAGTGAAAACGGCCGGTACAGCGCCGGCGTGCGCGGATCGCTCAGATCGACGACGGCGGCGAAGCTCGCGCCGACGACGGCCGCGACCGGCGCGTCGGCGGCCACCGCGAGCCACCGCGGCGAGCGCAGCGTCGCCGGCAGCGACAGCCGGCGCACGACGCGAGGGCCACCGGCCGCCGTCGGCGCGATGACGGCGAGCGCCGGCGGCGAGGTCGACAGCGCGTACGCCGCCTGGCCGTCGGGCGAAAACGCGACGTCCACCGCGCCCTGCACCGCCAGGGATCCCACCGGCGCGAGCTGGCCGTCGCCGACGTCGCGCAGGACGCGCAGTTCACCGCCGCCGGGAGGCGCCACGAGCGCGTACCGGTCGACGCGGATCGTCATCCCATCGCGGCCGCCCGCGTGCGATACCTCGACGCGCACCGGTCCCGCCGGCACGCCCGGCGGAATGCGCGCAACGATTCCGCCACCGTCCACGCGCGCCTCCACCGTTGCTGGCCGGCCTCCGATGCGCACGGTCGGCAACTTCCCGAAGTCGTCCCCGGCGATGAGCACCAGCTCGCCCACCGCGAACCGCCCGTCCGCGTCCGCCGGCGGCAACGGTCCCTCGCTCGGGATGGCGCCGAGGTCGCCCAGGTCCACGACGGACGTCACGTCCGGCGCGCCGCGCGCCGCCGCGATCGCGTGCCGCGGTAC contains the following coding sequences:
- the acs gene encoding acetate--CoA ligase; the encoded protein is MPEIESVLHENRVFEPPAAFRARARVASMEAYEQLYARSVDEPDAFWAEVAGQLHWYEPWTRVLEWTLPDAKWFVGGKTNIAYNCLDRHVAGARADRPALVWEGEPGDRRTLTYRELHRQVCRFANALESLGIRPGDRVTIYLPMIPEAAIAMLACARIGAVHSVVFGGFSAQAVAERNRDAGAKLLITADGGWRRGAVVPLKANADAACAASPTIERVVVVKRCGNAIDWTDGRDLWWDDVVAAAPDDHTARPVDSEHPLFLLYTSGTTGKPKGILHTTGGYMVGTYLTTQLVFDLRDDDVYWCTADVGWITGHSYIVYGPLANGATCVMYEGAPNHPAPDRFWQIVENHKVTVLYTAPTAIRAFMRWGDEHPRKHDLSSLRLLGTVGEPINPEAWIWYHRVIGGERCPIVDTWWQTETGAIMLSPLPGATPTKPGSCARPMPGVVADVVHDDGTPCAPNEGGYLVIRRPWPSMLRGIWGDRERFVSTYFSQIEGCYFAGDGARRDEDGYFWVMGRIDDVLNVSGHRLSTMEIESALVSHPAVTEAAVVGRPDPLTGQAIVAYVTPAAGVSPGDALAAELREHVAREIGALAKPKAIRFAEALPKTRSGKIMRRLLRELAAEGEAHGDTTTLEDASVLRALAQTRGDEDA